The DNA region GGGGGATTTTTCGCAAAAAGTTGAACCTGCATATTTGAACTATAGCGATGAAAGCGGCGTTTTATTTCAGTCGTTGGAGAATATGCGCCAAGAAGTGGGCGCTTTGGTTGCCGGCGCTAGGAATGTAGCCGGTGATGTGGAAAACCGCTCGCGCCAATTGGATGCCAACGCTGCTTCGGCGGCGCAGTCCGTAGAGGAAGTGGCGGCGTCAGTACAGGAAATTGCCACTGTTTCCGCTTCGCAAGCGAAAGAGCTGGAGCAGGGCGTGGCCCGGATGCATGATATGGCTGGGCATGTGCAGCATGCAGGCAACCGTTTGCAGGATGTGCGGCAAGCCTATGAGATGATTCGCCGCTTCAGTAAGGATCTAAATGAAATTGTGGGCGTGCTGAATCAGCAGATGAACGAAGAGCGGCAGGCCGTGGAAGGCGTTGATGCGGTAGTCCAGCGTGTTGACCAGGAAAATCGTCGCATTGCTTCCTTCACTGAAGCGATCGAGGGGATTGCCGAGCAGACCAATCTATTGGCGCTTAACGCTTCCATTGAGGCGGCTAGAGCGGGCGAACATGGTCGCGGGTTTGCCGTAGTGGCGGAAGAAGTACGCAAGCTGGCGGAGGAGAGCAGCAAGGCAGCTGGCGAAATACGGCAGGTAATCGGTCAGGTTCAAGAAGCTTCACACCAGGCGGTGGCGGAAATCAAGCGAGCCTGCGATGTTACGGAACGGCAGCAGGAGGCGGTGCGGAGCACGGATGCTATGTTCCAGGAAATTACGCAAGCCGTCGAGGAGATGCAGGGCGTTTTGAATGCTATGGAAGAGCGTTTTGGATCAATGCTTCATGAGACGGAAGAGGTAGTGGGCAGCTTTAGTTCCTTGTCCGCTGGCGCGGAGGAGACTTCCGCTATTACTGGACAACTGGCTTCGACCATGGATGGACAGGCCCAGGCAGTCCAATCAGTGCAAACCGAAGCCAAGCAATTACTGCAAGCAGTGGAAGATTTGCGGCAAGGAATTGCTAAATTTCGTGTATAAAACATAAGCTATTAACGGAAGAGCGCCGCTGCAAGCGGTGCTCTTCTTGCGTCTCAATGGTATAATTAAGAAATAAGCAGGGAAGGGGACGGGCAATGGCGATTTTACACGGTGCAGAGCCGTTTTTGCTGCCAGGAGGAGAAAAAGGAGTTTTGCTGCTGCATGGCTTTACCGGTTCGCCGGCGGAGATGCGCCTTTTGGGCGAAGCGTTGCATCAAGAAGGGTATACAGTGCTGGCGCCGAGACTGCCTGGGCACGGAACAACGGTGGAAGAAATGGCGGAAACTCGCTGGCCGCTCTGGTATGGAGGAGCTGAAGACGGTTATTGGCTGCTTCGTTCCTTGTGTTCAGAAGTAGCTGTAGTGGGACTTTCCATGGGGGGATTGCTGGCATTGGCGTTAAGCGCGCAACTGCCGGTATGGAAGACAGTATCGTTAAGCGCCCCCATTGATTTGTATGATAAAAGAGCTCATTATGTAGATATGTTTCGTCTCTTTCGCACCTATGCGCCTAAAAAACGGCGTCGCTTTGCGGATGTAGACGATTGCTATACCGTAGCCTATGAGTCGACTCCGTTGGCATGCGTAAAAAGCCTATTACAACTGATTCGCCATGTGCA from Anaeromusa acidaminophila DSM 3853 includes:
- a CDS encoding alpha/beta hydrolase — protein: MAILHGAEPFLLPGGEKGVLLLHGFTGSPAEMRLLGEALHQEGYTVLAPRLPGHGTTVEEMAETRWPLWYGGAEDGYWLLRSLCSEVAVVGLSMGGLLALALSAQLPVWKTVSLSAPIDLYDKRAHYVDMFRLFRTYAPKKRRRFADVDDCYTVAYESTPLACVKSLLQLIRHVQRLLPQVQAPLLVMQGRREHTVRPRSALHIYEQSGSLQKELVWLEKSGHLVTLDIERELVFAQVKAFLTAP